A section of the Paenibacillus aurantius genome encodes:
- a CDS encoding phytanoyl-CoA dioxygenase family protein, whose translation MELQQLSEEQKEFYRTNGYLLDLAPVYTEAEMKQLNRDLQELTKRLEPGETMKDIREWHMSSTWLYEICTHPQLLRYVEGILGPNFYVWGSQFFAKAPGSPDTVAWHQDAYYWPLHPHHTVTVWLAFTDVDEENGAMGIIPGSHKAGLIKHRNVSGDSVLTLELEQGTFNESAAKPLRLKAGQVSLHDDAIVHGSPANPSDRWRIGLTIRYSGTKVKCDLSRAPQFRAYLVNGTDEFLHNPQGELPIEKFARLPKEFHIASADEYESGQ comes from the coding sequence ATGGAACTACAGCAGTTAAGCGAGGAGCAGAAGGAGTTCTACCGTACAAACGGCTACCTCCTCGATCTGGCTCCCGTTTACACGGAAGCGGAAATGAAGCAGCTGAACCGGGACCTACAGGAATTAACGAAGCGGCTTGAGCCCGGCGAGACCATGAAGGACATTCGGGAATGGCATATGTCGAGCACTTGGCTGTACGAGATCTGTACCCATCCTCAGCTGCTCCGCTATGTGGAGGGAATCCTGGGGCCGAACTTTTATGTGTGGGGCTCCCAATTTTTCGCCAAAGCCCCAGGTTCCCCCGATACGGTGGCGTGGCACCAGGATGCGTACTATTGGCCGCTTCATCCTCACCATACGGTTACCGTATGGCTCGCCTTTACTGACGTGGATGAAGAGAATGGGGCCATGGGGATCATCCCGGGCAGTCATAAAGCCGGCCTGATCAAGCACCGGAACGTCAGCGGGGACTCCGTCCTTACCCTGGAGCTGGAGCAGGGTACCTTCAACGAGTCGGCGGCAAAGCCGCTTCGGCTGAAGGCCGGGCAGGTTTCGCTGCACGATGACGCCATCGTCCACGGGTCGCCCGCTAACCCTTCCGACCGTTGGCGGATCGGCCTGACGATCCGCTATTCCGGAACGAAGGTGAAATGCGACCTTTCCCGGGCGCCGCAGTTTCGTGCTTATCTGGTGAATGGCACAGATGAATTTCTCCATAATCCCCAAGGAGAGCTGCCTATCGAGAAATTCGCACGGCTGCCAAAGGAATTCCATATTGCGAGTGCGGATGAATACGAAAGCGGCCAATAA